From the genome of Methylocystis bryophila, one region includes:
- the dapD gene encoding 2,3,4,5-tetrahydropyridine-2,6-dicarboxylate N-succinyltransferase produces the protein MPHTGLESLITAAFEDRANITPSTQGDIRHAVESALRLLDCGKLRVAEKIEGEEGPASWRVHQWLKKAVLLSFRLNDMNVIAGGPGGATWWDKVPSKFTGWGAKEHADGGFRSVPGAIVRHSAYVAPGAILMPSFVNLGAYVDSGTMVDTWVTVGSCAQIGKNVHLSGGVGIGGVLEPLQANPTIIEDDCFIGARSEVVEGVVIGKGSVLSMGVFIGASTKVIDRSTGKVHVGYVPPYSVVVSGNIPGKSLPDGQSGPSLYCAVIVKTVDAQTRAKTGINELLRD, from the coding sequence ATGCCGCATACGGGACTTGAGAGCCTCATCACCGCCGCCTTCGAGGACCGGGCGAACATCACGCCGTCGACACAGGGCGACATCCGCCATGCGGTCGAGAGCGCGCTGCGCCTCCTCGATTGCGGCAAGCTGCGCGTCGCCGAGAAGATCGAGGGCGAGGAGGGACCCGCCTCTTGGCGCGTGCATCAATGGCTGAAAAAAGCCGTGCTGCTCTCCTTCCGCTTGAACGACATGAACGTGATCGCGGGCGGGCCCGGCGGCGCCACTTGGTGGGACAAGGTCCCGTCGAAATTCACGGGCTGGGGCGCCAAGGAGCATGCGGACGGGGGCTTTCGCTCCGTCCCCGGCGCGATCGTGCGCCACTCGGCCTATGTGGCCCCTGGGGCCATCCTGATGCCCTCCTTCGTCAATCTCGGCGCCTATGTCGATTCGGGAACGATGGTCGACACCTGGGTCACAGTCGGCTCCTGCGCGCAGATCGGCAAGAACGTGCATCTTTCCGGCGGCGTCGGAATCGGCGGCGTGCTGGAGCCCTTGCAGGCCAATCCGACGATCATCGAGGACGATTGCTTCATCGGCGCGCGCTCCGAGGTCGTCGAAGGCGTCGTGATCGGCAAGGGATCGGTGCTTTCCATGGGCGTCTTCATCGGCGCCTCGACCAAGGTGATCGACCGCTCGACCGGCAAGGTTCATGTTGGCTATGTGCCGCCCTATTCCGTCGTCGTCTCGGGGAATATTCCCGGCAAGTCCCTGCCCGACGGCCAATCGGGCCCCTCCCTCTACTGCGCGGTGATCGTGAAGACCGTCGATGCGCAGACCCGCGCCAAGACCGGCATCAACGAGCTATTGAGGGACTGA